The Falco rusticolus isolate bFalRus1 chromosome 5, bFalRus1.pri, whole genome shotgun sequence genome has a segment encoding these proteins:
- the GAP43 gene encoding neuromodulin, whose amino-acid sequence MLCCMRRTKQVEKNEDGDQKIEQDGIKPEDKAHKAATKIQASFRGHITRKKLKGEKKGDAPASETDAADKKEEGPAGGAAENKESEAPTATEAATADSAQLEEGSKDSSAPAEEKKGDGATDTGSEQPAPQAATPAASLEEKPAAAAETESATKASTDNSPSLTADEAQDKEEPKQADVPAADTTATTTPAAEDATAKATAQPQMETVESSQTEEKTDAVEETKPTESAQQEEVKEEESKADQENA is encoded by the exons GTTGAAAAAAATGAGGACGGGGACCAAAAGATTGAGCAAGATGGCATCAAACCAGAAGATAAAGCTCATAAGGCAGCCACCAAAATCCAGGCCAGCTTCCGTGGACACATAACAAGGAAAAAGCTcaagggggagaagaaaggagatgcCCCGGCATCTGAGACTGATGCCGCCGACAAGAAGGAGGAAGGCCCTGCTGGCGGAGCAGCCGAGAACAAAGAGAGCGAGGCTCCCACTGCCACAGAAGCGGCCACCGCTGACAGTGCCCAGCTGGAGGAGGGCAGCAAAGACAGCAGCGCTCCAGCggaggagaaaaaaggggatGGAGCCACCGACACGGGCTCAGAGCAGCCAGCGCCACAGGCTGCcactcctgctgcctccttggAGGAAaagcctgctgctgccgccgAAACGGAAAGTGCCACTAAAGCTTCCACTGATAACTCGCCGTCCTTGACGGCTGACGAAGCCCAAGACAAAGAGGAGCCTAAACAAGCCGACGTGCCTGCTGCTgacaccactgccaccaccacccctgccgCAGAGGATGCTACTGCCAAGGCAACAGCGCAACCCCAAATGGAGACAGTGGAGAGCAGCCAAACCGAAGAGAAGACAG ATGCTGTAGAAGAAACCAAACCTACTGAAAGTGCCCAGCAGGAAGAGGTGAAAGAAGAAGAGAGCAAGGCGGACCAAGAAAATGCCTGA